From the genome of Apodemus sylvaticus chromosome 3, mApoSyl1.1, whole genome shotgun sequence, one region includes:
- the S100pbp gene encoding S100P-binding protein isoform X5: MTCSLLPSEQSSGTSFLPKDNASFSWGSSDEDELDDSLLEFSDGEEDDGHFSFTEEEIEMLLKDDDGGHNEYRARKSQILPNTPQENSLYSLGPAAETPGVLKLPQLSTSVGHGPTPSKSLNRHFVLEKNLIKVTVVAPFNPTVCDPVLDKDKIDSSKETEKPASLREQTKEDDLHPNESKRYTEPEGVSPSNSAWDGPLLPSPSNIEQTASDKNIPESKKPTPVFSQISNHSEVSNRKNSGSHKSGCEVRIPVVSSSSNRHAFDKDSGEARGERRLGKVIPVLQTRTRMFSQSDLEKQKDIYLSKVIAHIEDPGDSNQDPSDLTPCTSLEAIASQSGDYTVLFGLNQWLMGHF, encoded by the exons ATGACGTGTTCACTCTTGCCCTCTGAACAGTCTTCTGGTACCTCTTTTCTGCCTAAAGACAATGCCTCATTTTCTTGGGGTTCCTCGGATGAAGATGAGTTGGATGACTCCTTGTTGGAGTTTTCTGATGGAGAAGAAGATGATGGCCACTTCAGTTTCACGGAGGAAGAGATTGAGATGCTCTTGAAGGATGATGATGGTGGGCATAATGAGTATAGAGCAAGAAAAAGTCAAATTCTACCCAATACTCCTCAAGAAAATTCTTTGTACAGCTTGGGACCAGCAGCTGAAACCCCTGGCGTTCTCAAACTACCTCAACTAAGTACATCAGTTGGTCATGGACCAACTCCTAGTAAATCATTAAACAGACACTTTGTACTTGAAAAGAATCTTATAAAAGTAACTGTTGTTGCACCATTTAATCCAACAGTTTGTGATCCTGTGCTTGATAAAGACAAGATCGATTCctccaaagaaacagaaaaacctgCCTCCCTTCGGGAACAGACGAAAGAAGATGATCTTCATCCTAATGAGAGTAAACGTTACACTGAACCTGAAGGGGTCAGTCCCAGTAACTCTGCTTGGGATGGGCCcctgcttccttctccttcaAACATCGAACAAACTGCCTCTGATAAAAATATACCTGAAAGTAAGAAACCTACTCCTGTGTTCTCTCAGATCTCCAACCATTCAGAGGTATCCAACAGGAAAAATAGTGGATCACATAAATCAGGTTGTGAAGTGAGAATTCCAGTTGTGTCCAGTTCATCAAACAGA cATGCCTTTGACAAGGATTCTGGGGAGGCAAGAGGTGAGAGAAGACTAGGCAAAGTCATCCCCGTTCTCCAAACCAGAACCAG GATGTTTTCACAATCAGATCTAGAAAAACAGAAGGACATTTATCTCAGCAAAGTCATTGCTCATATAGAAGACCCAGGGGACTCTAACCAAG ATCCTTCAGACCTAACTCCCTGTACGTCATTAGAAGCTATTGCAAGCCAAAGTGGAGATTATACAGTTTTATTCGGTTTGAACCAGTGGCTGATGGGACATTTCtaa
- the S100pbp gene encoding S100P-binding protein isoform X6, whose protein sequence is MTCSLLPSEQSSGTSFLPKDNASFSWGSSDEDELDDSLLEFSDGEEDDGHFSFTEEEIEMLLKDDDGGHNEYRARKSQILPNTPQENSLYSLGPAAETPGVLKLPQLSTSVGHGPTPSKSLNRHFVLEKNLIKVTVVAPFNPTVCDPVLDKDKIDSSKETEKPASLREQTKEDDLHPNESKRYTEPEGVSPSNSAWDGPLLPSPSNIEQTASDKNIPESKKPTPVFSQISNHSEVSNRKNSGSHKSGCEVRIPVVSSSSNRHAFDKDSGEARGERRLGKVIPVLQTRTRMFSQSDLEKQKDIYLSKVIAHIEDPGDSNQG, encoded by the exons ATGACGTGTTCACTCTTGCCCTCTGAACAGTCTTCTGGTACCTCTTTTCTGCCTAAAGACAATGCCTCATTTTCTTGGGGTTCCTCGGATGAAGATGAGTTGGATGACTCCTTGTTGGAGTTTTCTGATGGAGAAGAAGATGATGGCCACTTCAGTTTCACGGAGGAAGAGATTGAGATGCTCTTGAAGGATGATGATGGTGGGCATAATGAGTATAGAGCAAGAAAAAGTCAAATTCTACCCAATACTCCTCAAGAAAATTCTTTGTACAGCTTGGGACCAGCAGCTGAAACCCCTGGCGTTCTCAAACTACCTCAACTAAGTACATCAGTTGGTCATGGACCAACTCCTAGTAAATCATTAAACAGACACTTTGTACTTGAAAAGAATCTTATAAAAGTAACTGTTGTTGCACCATTTAATCCAACAGTTTGTGATCCTGTGCTTGATAAAGACAAGATCGATTCctccaaagaaacagaaaaacctgCCTCCCTTCGGGAACAGACGAAAGAAGATGATCTTCATCCTAATGAGAGTAAACGTTACACTGAACCTGAAGGGGTCAGTCCCAGTAACTCTGCTTGGGATGGGCCcctgcttccttctccttcaAACATCGAACAAACTGCCTCTGATAAAAATATACCTGAAAGTAAGAAACCTACTCCTGTGTTCTCTCAGATCTCCAACCATTCAGAGGTATCCAACAGGAAAAATAGTGGATCACATAAATCAGGTTGTGAAGTGAGAATTCCAGTTGTGTCCAGTTCATCAAACAGA cATGCCTTTGACAAGGATTCTGGGGAGGCAAGAGGTGAGAGAAGACTAGGCAAAGTCATCCCCGTTCTCCAAACCAGAACCAG GATGTTTTCACAATCAGATCTAGAAAAACAGAAGGACATTTATCTCAGCAAAGTCATTGCTCATATAGAAGACCCAGGGGACTCTAACCAAG